Below is a genomic region from Acinetobacter tibetensis.
TTTCATAATTCTAAATAATTTCAATTATTCATTCTTTTAGCTGACTTGACGCTCTACACCGTGCAGATGATCTCCTTAGCCTGCTGACCTACATCGTCAGTGGATTTTGACAGACCCATAAACAAAGACAATATGTGAAACCTCATTTTACATGTTGTGGAGCAGCTAGTCCCTCTTTTTTTGTGGCAGGGCTGAGGGGGCACCTTCGGGTGTGCTGATTCTTAGGTTCAGTCGGCTTTGTTGCACAAAGATTTAAAGATTAGATTTACCCTAAGCAACTCAGGTTTAAGTGACAACTTGGGTATGAGGTCGGCCTAATTCCGTAAATTTATTGAGTACGGCCACACGGGCATGAATCCCATTCACTTGGCTTTGAAAGTTCCTAGCACTGAGTTTATCTCCCAATAATTTGATGCAATGCATCTTGGTTTCTACCAAGCTTCGCCTATTATACCCAGACCATTTTTCCAAATCGTTCTTCCTAGTCCATTTGATTGTTTTCAGTAATTCATTTCTCTCTAAATATCCCAGTTTTTTGTTTTTTTCAAGGCTTCGTATTTTCTCTTGGTAGAATCACTGCATGCACATGTCGGTCTGCAATGAACTATTGGCAGTGTTTCGTGTTATAAGCTCCATAGATATATTTGTTCGTGACTTCGTTGAGGCTAAAAGGAGAAAAGCTACTCTCTACCGAATACAGAAATGTACGCCAGAAAATAAACGTTGATTGCGGTAAAGGTCATATATGGAATCCTACTTTCCAGAGTATATTATACAATGACTCTTGGTGTCCTACTTGTGCTGGTGTAGGTCGAAGAACTTATGGGAAACGTCTTAGAGTACAATCTTAATCGCTAATGCGATTTAATGATTCGGCATGTTATTTTTGCTTGATTTATCGTCTATACGATTTTACGCTCTGGCTCCCTACAAATGAGGGAACCGTTGTTCAGTGAATTAAATATTACTATCTAAAATATTCAAGGTATGTTTCCACGGATCATTTAAATAAATGAAGTTTTCATCAGAACTTTTGGGTGGATTATTGTGAATGAAATTCGAGAGTTGTTCTCGTTGATGCTGGGGTAAAGTTGAAACAATGCTCGAATTTTCAGCAATACTTGCTCCAATACTACTGATTACAGTATCTCTCACAGTAGTATCCTTATTATTTAAAGCTGTTAATACAGTAGATAACTCTTTTCCATTCAAAACTGATGTTGCCAAATAACTTGCTTCATTCGGCGTAATCCTACTTTGGCTCAAAATTTCATTGCCTGAGTATCTTCCAATGATGGGTTAGTTGCAGAATAGGTTGAAATCAACGCTTGTTTTACTTTAGCTGACGTATCTGGGTTTGATTTCAATTCATTTACAGCTTCAGAAATTCGTTTACGTACTGCCTCATTTTCAGGCAATGAGCGTTTCAATTCATGTTCTTTTTCAGTTAGAAGCGAAGCATTATTAAGAGCACCAAGCGCTGTACTTTGGACCTTTGGATCAGAACTCTTCAGATAAGGAATAATATCATCTGCAGCCTCAATAGGATTTAGAGCAGTCAATGAAATAAGGATTCCACTTAAAGCTTGTGGATTAGATTCATTTTGTTTGAGCAGTTCAACTAAATTTTGAATTTTATCTTCTCGTGAATATGCCAGATTATCATTAATATCCATAAGATTCTGTGCCCATTTTGGTGGTGTACCGCTTGGCAGATTTTGCGAGTCAATCATTGAACCATCTTCAGTTTTGGTAGGGGCCATTGGATTATTTATTTTATCCTTAGTGCTAACTTGCCCATCTAAATTTGCATTATTACTTTTTTTTGCATAAATGATGATCCCTACAAGAAATATCACTACTACCGAAATGCTGATATAAAGCATTTTACTGTTATTTTTCATACAACCTTTTATTTCAAGTCAATATACCCTTACCTGTGTGAATCACTTTCAAGTAAGAGCATTGTTAAAGCTTTAAGTTACGTTCGAGTAATTGTGAGTAATGAGCTGCCAAATGTCGTATTTGGGAAGCTGCCACCTAAATCGCCGTTACCTGTTTAGGTATATAGCCATTTGACAAATGCATCACAGCGGAAAGAGCCTTTCTGCCAAGTATATGAAGTACATGTACCACTTGAACTATACGATGAGCATACCTGTACAGCAGGATTGGCAGTTAAGGATCAAAGTTATAAGAAACATGAGGCTTTTGTTGAGTAGAAAGTGTGTTGATCTGATTGGTTGCTGAAGTATATGGTGATTTCTAAGTGAATTTTGACTTAGCTTTAGCTCCCCAATATGTATCTACTTTGAAGCCTGAAACAGTTACGTTTTGAACCACGTTCGCATAGGCTGTAGCATTCATAACTTGGGCAACATTGTTAGATGAAGCAAGGATACCTAAGTGCCCCAATGCACCAAAGCCAGTCACGGATAAATCACGTCTTAAGACATCGCCTATCTAAAGGCTTATTCAATAATATAATTATTCAGATGAATAAGCCTACACCATTAAACTCTTACGTTTTTCAAGATACGCTTCACTAAGTCAGCAGCTTCAACTTCATCTGGCAGTAAAAATAGTTAAAGTGAGAATGTATTGAGCATGAATTTATCTTGGCTTGAGGCTTGAGGTTTAGATAAACCAAAAGTTTTATAGCGTAATAAAATCATTTCTGCCCAATTACGATGTGTCGCTGGTTCTAACATGGAGCCGTGGCTTTTAAATACACTTTTCGCATCTTGCGCTAAAATTTGCTGTGCTTCATTAAATTCTTCGCTATTGATTTGAAAGGCGCGATGAATATATTCAATTTGTGAGGGATGAATGGCCGTTTTGGTATAAATGCCGTTATTCATATCTTGGCATAATTCATCCATCAGCAATTGCGTGCGGTCAATATGTTCACATACGGGTGAACTGAGTTGAAAGCCCGCTGGAATAAATAAGCCTGCCAATTGTGCAATTAACATCCCCACTGGAGTTTGGTAAATCGTACTGTTTTTAGGGCGACGTAAATGTAAACAGGACAACAGGTCATTACCGCCAATTCTTAGACATAGGGTTTTATGAAAGTCATATTTGAGTGCTTGATTAAGCTCCATATTATGACCCATATCAAAAATTTCTTTGGTTTCAAGCGTCGGCATCAGGTTGATATTGGGTGGCAAAATGTCCATCCACTGCTTTAAATCGTGCAGCGTAAACTTGGGTAAAATCATGCCACTATAGGTGTGATTTAAGTCCCAATCGACAATATGTTTCGCCATTTCAATATTTCTAGGGCGAATAAATATCGCAGGTGCTTTTAAGTTTGGCTGCTCTAAACGTTTTTGTAATAAGTGCTTTAAGTTGACCATGGCTGTTTGTACATCTTTTTCCAACACGGCATCTTCTAAACAGACCGCAATAGACTTCAGTATCGGAAATTTAATGCCTTCAGTCACTTCCCATAATTGCTCATGGGTTGCAGGAATGTACATGGTTGCACCCAGCTCAATCGCATGTTGCAGTTGTTTCATTTATTTTTCTCGACTTTTTTTATCAGAGTCACTGCATGATATGGGCCTAACTTGGCACCTAAAATATCTACGGCAATATTCCGTTCTTTGGCAAAATGCAGCAGTAATTGTACATGTGGATTGGATGGATCACGGATTAATATTTTTTCAGGAACGCGTCTTAATACAGCGCGCGTGGCTTCTGCAATGCTGGGCTTAATATGATTAATATTTTTAATCGCGTAAGTCTCAGATATCCAGTCAATGGTGTCTAAACAAATTTTTTGTTGTTTGAGTCGAATGTGATTATTCCAATTTGCCAAATCGCTATGCGGATGCTG
It encodes:
- a CDS encoding HpcH/HpaI aldolase/citrate lyase family protein — encoded protein: MKQLQHAIELGATMYIPATHEQLWEVTEGIKFPILKSIAVCLEDAVLEKDVQTAMVNLKHLLQKRLEQPNLKAPAIFIRPRNIEMAKHIVDWDLNHTYSGMILPKFTLHDLKQWMDILPPNINLMPTLETKEIFDMGHNMELNQALKYDFHKTLCLRIGGNDLLSCLHLRRPKNSTIYQTPVGMLIAQLAGLFIPAGFQLSSPVCEHIDRTQLLMDELCQDMNNGIYTKTAIHPSQIEYIHRAFQINSEEFNEAQQILAQDAKSVFKSHGSMLEPATHRNWAEMILLRYKTFGLSKPQASSQDKFMLNTFSL